ttatgaagcGTTTGTGCCTCAAAGATTACCTTGCATTACGTACAATATGTTCCCCTTGGAGGAGTACTGTTACTAAAGCCATTGCAAACAAGCATTGTTACCCTTTACCTGAATTGCCACTAATTGTCCTTAGATCTAAAGAACAAATACTTTTCAGCTTGAGAACAGAAAGTGAGCATTACACCAAAGTACCAATATTTGAGAGCACAAAGATTACCTGTCATGGTTCAGTTGAAGGGTGGATGATTATGTCTAATTATGTTAAACAGGGCAGTTTAttgatcttcttcttcaatcctgTGACTAATCGTAGAGTTTCAATTTCATCACCATTGTACTTTCCCTCAAGCTCTCCAATCCAAGCTAATAAATTGCTTATGGGGAAAATGGTGGCCTCTTCCGCACCGGATTGTCATAAATCAGGTTGTTATTTGGCTGGTCTACTCAACGATTGTTGTCATATTGCATTTTATAGACTCTTTGACAAGTCATGGAACATGATTGAATCAGATAGGAAGTTAGGGGTGTCTATTTTGGATTTGGAAATTATGGGTTTCAAGTTGTATGTTAGCACAGTCAAACAGGACTCCATATTGGTTTATGATCTTCAAGATTCTGGTGATGGCTTGCCAAAGCCTAAAATGTTAGTTATGCATCCACAAACATCGGCACCATTTGCATCAAGAATAATTGATAATCAACGTCATGTTTCAGGTGGAGCCATTTTCTATATGGCGAAACATGAAACATTAGAACAATTATTTCTCATTTCCATGATCGTCACTGCAAGTTATAAACTAGAAGATGTTGGCCATTTGAACCGTATCAAAGAATTTGTTACCGCACCTGAGATGACTGCAGTAGAAGTGTTCAAGTTGAACATGAATAAGGAACCAATTGAGTGGATAAAGTGTGAAAGCTTAGATGATAACGCGATTTTTATTAGCCATTGCAAGAGCATGGTGATGTCAAGAACTTCCCTTAATCGCACTCAAGAGTCAACGATTAGAGAAAATAGTATCTATTTTGCTTTTCAATTTAAATGTCCTACGGATCCATGGAAAGGTGCTCGGTTGGGGATAAAGCACTTAACTGATAGTGGCATTAAATATTTTTCTGTAGCGGCATCACATCCTATGTGGTTCGTACCAAGTATTTGACAGTTCACTTTGTTGAGAATCACATGTGTTTGATTCAAAATTTCCAATGTCATCATATATGAGTAGTTCATTGCTATTTAATTTTTGGTCATGTACCTACAGATCCATGTTGCTAATCCATTATTAGAGTTCTTAAACTGATCTTGACTTCAAAGTTTTTCAGTGGTTTCCTTTTATTTGTATACTTTTATCTTTTTCATTTCCTTCGAAGGACCTCTAGCTATATCCTCTTACACAGGACTATTGAGTATATATAGACTATGACGGCGAAGCCTAAGCTTTGATCCTAAACCAAGAACTCAGTCAATTTCTGGATGTGTAACTAATCTAGCATTGCAAGTCCTTTCTAGATTTGCTTGTTTCAATTTCCTCTTCTATTTTCCTTGCAAACTATGAATAAGAGTTTATATAAAGATGATGCTGCATATATACTAGATGAAACAATGTTCTGTATATTATATAGTATGTATCGTATATAATCATTCAACATCAACTAATAAATCCCGCTAAACTTCAAGTCTATCTAAGTTGCTACCATTTTCTCTTAGGTGTCACATACAGGTTTTGGTACCAAATTGCCTTCAAGATTATTGCCTTCAATAATAGATTATAAATTCTTCAAATAAATAAAGTGTTTTATTACTTGAATCAATCAAAAGAACTTAGAGAAAGGCATATCAGATATTTCCACAAATCTGCGTAACCATTAATTATAATTCTTCTTTCTGAATATAGTATACAATGAAATATGTACAAAACATGGATTCCCAGCAAATCACCAGGGTCATAACCTTCCCCAATAGACACAaattaacaaaacaaaacaaaaaacaacccCATTTGTCAGCTATTTCAGCAAAAAAGTACCCCCAAGACCCATCATTCTCATTTTAAGAAACCACAGGTAAAACTCAAAAATGACATTTTTCCAGCCTATAGTACAAACTCTAGCAATTCTGGCTAGAAAACACAAGTGGGCATTGAAAAAATCGtcccttttattttaaaaaaccgCTCTTTTATATTATTAGGAACAAAAAGGGACAATATTTTCTGGGAAAGTCAATGAAAACAAAAGGTAAAGCAAAAAGCAAAGGACTTTATACCTGGGTTTTGAGAGGGTagaaagaggaagagaagaagtggaagaagaagaatgaggatAAGGAAGAGAACGAAGAGGGAAGGAAGAAGCAGTGAAGAAGTAGCGAAAGGCCATGAACCGAAGCAGAGGAGGACGAAGTAGAAGCACAGGTGCCATCAGTGAACTCTAacacattgaaattgaaatcaaaATACAATACGAACAGCACTCTCTGCTCTTTCCCTCCTTCACTTCACCGGCTATcttcttccttttttcttttttcttttctttttatgggCAAATGTTActggttaattgttagtaaattaattcatGCGTAAGGATTCGAACCATGATCCTTCACCCtgcaaaatctcttcatttcCCTTAACTCGCCAAGTGATTTATCCTTGTTTCTATAAATCTTATTGTCTTGGCGTAACTCGCTTGTGGAGGTTTTTCCCTCCACACGAAACAATGTTTTTTTGGTGAGAAGAAAAATGTACCCCACACGCACTCTTGTGCCCAAAGAAAGTGGTTTTTTAAAAGACCATGGTGATTTAACCTTAACTTACATAGGCCAATAAAATTTAAGGGCGATTTAATCGGATCAGGCAGGTTCGCGCTAAGTTGGGCGAGTCGGTGTTGGTTTGAGCAAGTCAATATATGGTTGGGTAGGCACCAAGTCAGCCAAGCAAATGTGCTGGTCAATTTAGGGTTTAAAGTTCAGGTCGAGTTTAAGGGTGATTTTAGGGCTCGGTGCAAGTCGTATGTTTCGGTGTTGAGTCTGCACAAATTCGGGCGGGTTAGTAATGAGTCAAGAAGACAAACGTGTGGGTcaaatttagggtttagggtcgaTTTAGGGTTCAGGTTGGTTGTAGGGTTTTTGGTCAAGGGTTCAAGGCAAGTCAACGTTGAGTCGCGTCGGTCAGGTCAGGCGACTCAACATTGTGTCAATTTGGAATTAGGGTCCAAGGATAAAATTTGggaattactttttttttattttttctcaatttaaattttaaaatcacgttttaaaaaataataaaaatttaaataatgtaATGTAATCACATTGTTTAATCAACTATTTTTATTCAATATGTTGGTCAACTATTAAAATGATTAGGGTGTGGGCTTGCCTTGCGGCTGGTCTTTGTCCTAATCCACATCTTCAATGGGTTGTAAGGTGCTCTGGAGTTCGGTAGGCTGAAAAAggtagagtaaaatacactccccTCCCTTGAGGTTTGCCAATATAACACTCAGCCTCATTCTTAATTAAAATCTACACTTCACCCCACCTACTCTACCAAGTTAACTACATCTTAAAAGATGCTCACGGaatattctctttaattccaaactaatagatttaaattttcaaataataaaaaaaaaaatttattattatttttatttaaaaaagtttaagaaatttacgattaatatttttataataatctaTTTTAAACTATTTACTGTATTATATTTTGACGAAAGCTACAAATATTCTCACAATATAATTTATGAtattatatgatttttttcttcataaaattcatcttggattatataatttcaagatatatgaattatattttaattttatattggtacattgaaaagataaattgcaactgcccatacccaactcatatatccccaagctcttaccacttgagctatcattggAGGACATACAACATCATGTGATTGAGATTACTAAGAATTTAAATCCATTTTTTTGAGATATGAAACTATACCTCATTTAGTTATTCTAGTATACCAAGCACCTCACGTAATAATCATCTGTTATTTGTTGCATTTCGCATTTTATTTGCTAAGATAATATTGCATGTTGCAAGTGCAACCAATCTATGAAGCTAATAATATACTAATTGAGAAGGTGACTAGAACAAtcataaatttgtttttgaGCTTTTCAGTGGAATAAATATCATCTAATTAATCATGAAATTTTGTTagtacaattaatcatgaaaataagttaaaagaaaaatagaagtatttgtttagtctaaatttatatttgtaaACTTAAATGTTATTGATATTCCTATACAACattgtgaaaatatttaattgtaaatatcttaaacttcttgaaataaaaagtaataaacggaattttttaattttattattatttaaatatttaaatttattagtttggaattaaagagaatattCTGTTAGCATCTTTTAACATGTAGTTAACTTGTTAGATTGAGTGGGGTGAAGTGTAGATTTTGGTTAAGAATGAGGCTGAGTGTCATTTTGGCAAACCTGAAGGGAggggagtgtattttactcaaaaaGTTAGGGTCATAATAAGAGACTTGGTGGGCTGACCCTAAGGCCATGGTTAGGTTGACACCTCTACTCTCGAATGCAATGTTTTTTGAACAGTAAATAAGGTATTTTTGGTAACCAAAAATTAAATGAGGAGCAAATTCAtggtttatttgttttttattttttggtgatGTTGTAAACTAATAAACATACTCCATAAATTTTCTAATTATAAATTAGAATATTTATGATAACACGTCATTTAAAGAGatttctcttaaaaaaatatttaaagagaTTTCATATGTGAATGAATTGTTAAATAATGGATTTGCTCCTAATATTTagaacaaaaaattattttctccagctgtcaaaaataaataaattattttctccAAATTTTACTCGACCCATTATAACAATAACACAGATCATTCTGGTGGTTATCACCATTCAAATTCATAAAATTTCAGATACAATATCCGCTCTGAAAGTTGTTGGTGTTCTGAGGATGttctccttctttttcttctaagGTATTTTGCTTAATTACTTTGTTATTATTTGAGTTGTTTTAGTAAAACTCGTTTTTGCACATGATAATATTGTTTTTTCCTTTGATCAGTTTCGACTTTGATTTTTACAGCATCTTGTTTTCAACGCAGCTTGAGTGATAGTGGAGTAAAAAGGTATTTGATTTTACTTAATCCTTTATTTATTGTAACAGAGaaaaaattcaatcactgaTTGCGTGTTATGTCTTTCCTTCCCTGTTGAAGATGTCACTACTCTACGGAAATAAAAGTTTTTTGTGTTCATCCCCTGCTAAAAAGCTATgcaaagaagagaagaaagacaTCAACCTATGGGCACATCTTCCAAATGAGATCCTAGAACTGATTATGAAGCGTTTGTGCCTCAAAGATTACCTTGCATTGCGTACAATATGCTCCTCTTGGAGTAGTACCGTGACTAACGCCATTGCAAACAAGCATTGTTGCCCTTTACCTGAACTGCCACTAATTGTCCTTAGATCTAAGGGACAAATTTTCAGCTTGAGAACAGAACGTGAGCATTGCCTCAAAATATCAATATTTGAGAGCACAAAGATTATCTGTCATGGTTCAGTTGAAGGGTGGATGATTATGTCTGATTATGTTAATAATGGAAGTTTAttaatcttcttcttcaatcctgTGACTAATCGTAGAGTTTCAGTTTCATCACCATTGTACTTACCCTCCATCTCTCCAATCCCATCTAATCAATTGTTTATGCTGAAAATGGTGGCCTCTTCCCCACCGGATCATCATAAATCAGGTTGTTATTTGGCTGGTCTCCTCAACGATTGTTGTCATATTGCATTTTATAGAGTCTTTGACAAGTCATGGAACATGATTGAAATTGATAGGATATTAGGAGATCATTTTTCAGATTTGGAAATTATGGGTTTCAAGTTGTATGCTAGCACTGTCAAACCCGACTCCATTTTGGTTTATGATCTTAAAGATTTTGGTGATGGCTTGCCAAAGCCTAAAGTGTCAGTTATGTATCCACAAACATCGACACCATTTGCATCAAGAATAATTGATAATCAACGTCATGTTTCAGGTGGAGCCATTTTCTATATGGCGAAACATGAAACATTAGAACAATTATTTCTCATTTCCATGATCGTCACTGCAAGTTATAAACTAGAAGATGTTGGCCATTTGAACCGTATCAAAGAATTTGTTACCGCACCTGAGATGACTGCAGTAGAAGTGTTCAAGTTGAACATGAATAAGGAACCAATTGAGTGGATAAAGTGTGAAAGCTTAGATGATAACGCGATTTTCGTTAGCCGTTGCAAGAGCATGGTGATGTCAAGAGCTTCCCTTAATAGCACTAAAGAGTCAACGATTGGAGAAAATAGTGTCTATTTTGCTCTTCAATTCAAATGTCCTACGGATCCATGGAAAGGCGCTCGGTTGGGGATAAAACACTTGACTGATAGTGGCATCAATTATTTTTCTGCAGCGGCTTCATATCCTATGTGGTTCGTACCAAGTATTTGACAGTTCACTTTGTTGAGAGTCACATGTGtctgattccaaatttccaatgtCATCATCATATATGATTAGTTCATTgctatttaattttttgtcaTGCACAGACAGATCCATGTTGCTAATCAGCTAATCCGTTATTAGAGTTCTTAAACTGATCTTGACTTAAAAGTTTTTCAGTGGTTTCCTTTTATTTGTATACTTTTATCTTTTTCATTTCCTTCGAAGGACCTCAGCTATTTCCTCTTATACAGGACTATTGAGTATATATAGACTATGACAGCAAAACCTAAGCATTGATCCTAAACCAAGAACTCAGTCAATTTCTGGATGTGTAAATAATCTAGCATTGCAAGTCCTTTCTAGATTTGCTTGTTTCAATTTCCCCTTCTATTTTCCTTGCAAACTATGAATTAGAGTTTATATAAAGATGATGCTGCATATATACTAGATGAAACAATGTTCAGTATATTATATAGTATGTATCGTATATAATCATTCAACATAAACTAATAAATCCCACTTATTTTCTCCTCAAAGTGACAaggttaaatatatatattcaagtCTAAGTTGCTAGAATTTTCTCTAAGTTTTGGTGTCACATACAGGTTTTGGTGCCAAATTACCTTTAAGATATTGCCTTCAATACTAGATTATAAATtcttaaaataaataaagtgcttttcaaaaaaaaagtgttataTTACTTGAATCAATCAAAAGAACTTATTAGAGACAGCCATATCAGATATTTCCACAAATCATGCGCAACCATTAATCATAATTCTTCTTTCTGAGTATAGTATACAATGAAATATGTACTAGACATGGATTCCCAGCAAAACACCAGGTCCCTTCATCCACTACCCCTGGCGAGACAGCTATACAGAGCGCCTAGATAGAGgagatagagaaaagagaataaAGAATGATAAATCAACAACTCTATTCAGCACAGGAGGGAAGAATATAAAGAGATACATTTCTGTCTGGTCATACTTGCATGTGATCAGGCAGAGGCAAGTGAATTTGCCTAAAAGTTACGTGCACTCCTGAAAAATCCAATGAAAAAGGTAAATGCTAAAAAAGAACAGTATGTTTTCAAGATCCCAGCCTCACTTTTATACCAAACATTAGGACTAAAATGCCATACATTTTCAGTATCAAACTCTTTCAGTTATTCTAATGTATTGTTAAGTATATGGAACCAGATTAGGCAGGGAAGTTACTCAAGTATTAGGAAGAAGAGCACAAGAGATAGTGCTTACTGTTTGCCAGTGCAAGGCAAAAGGGCCAAGGCACCAGCTTCAATGGTGATAAAACGTGACACGTGAGAGgttcatttttcaaattttaacatcATATTGACATGGTACGTGTTAGGAAATCTTTCTACAACTGATTCCAGAATCAATTCTCAAGAGAAACtcatgtgagtagcttctgggttTAATAATCGATTCTGATGAAAgataagttgatccaaacatgctaatcATATAGTTTGAGATTGTATCCATTAAAGTTCAGCATGAATTTATGTTTAGATAACCTTAGATGAGAACTCAACAAGTTTTCACGAATTCAAAGATTACTATCAAGTTGcttgaaatatttaaaaactaaaatagtTGAACCTTCCATCAATGATAACCGGTGAGGCACTTTGTATCCTACACCCAGAGGATTTTACAGAGATAACCATGTTCAAGCATTTTGTCATGATAAATTTACATATGACATGAAGAATAAAAGAAAACTATCATGATAAAGAAAAAGAGATAGAAAATTTACCTGGCAGAAATTGACTGGGAATTTACAGCCGCCCTAGGAGCACTGGTTCGCCGTATCCTATGGTCATCCTTACTAACCCGCAGAGCAGCAACCTCCTTTTCCATGGAAGCTACTTCCCTACGCATTCTTTTGGCTTCAACTTCCATAGTTTTATTCAATGTGTCAACCTTCTTCGCCAACATCTTCCaacattaaaacaaaaaattctaTTAGTAGAGAGAATAAAGTAGAATATGTAATTTTGTTTAAGAAATGAGATATAGAACCTCTATTGAATCCTCCTTGTTTTTAAGATTCTGATCCTTGTCATGACAAGCTTTCCTCAGAGATATAACCTCTTTTTGCAACATGTCATAAAGCATTCCTGAAACAAAGTCTTCATGTTCTGGTTTAGATTTTTCAATTAGAGTACTATTTTCACTCTCTTCATGTGTAGTATTTGTTTCACTAGTGATGGTATGATCATTCGTGTTGGTTGGCATGCCATGACCTAGCCcatttgcttctgaaaatttTCCATTCTTTAGTAACATATTACCACTGTTTGATCTTAGAGACCCTGATTTTAAACTCAAGTTTTTCCTTGATAGACATCCATTGGAGGAGAATGTCGAAAGACTATCAGCTCCACCAAAAGATTGACGACGTGAAGGTCTAGAAATGTTCCTTCCATCTGGTGCAGTGATTTTGGAATTACCATTAGATGCCTTAATCCTTTCTTCCAAAACTTTGAATCGCAATTGATATTTTTCCTGTGAAATCAATGATGTTTTTTCGAAGAGGCTTTTAAAGAGGAATCAAGAGTTTGGAGTAAGATGGAACGTAATTTATACCTTCATTTGTGCTTCTGCTTTTGCAGTGCGCTCAGCTACAGTCAATTTATCTCGTAGTTGTTGCATTTCACCCTACAAAAGTAtacaattgaaaaaataaatcaacttTCAATAAGACCTGAACAAGAAGTCCTAATTTATGTGCCATTAAATTCAAATAACTTCATTCTAGATTTCAAATTCTTGCAAATAAACATTTCCTAGATTCAATTACAGCATTTTCCTGCTTATGATGACTATTGAATATTGATTTCAAATCATCATTTTATTTGAAAGCAGGGAGAATTTTATCATGTTTAAATTAATTAGTGATAGCCAAGAAAACTAGTGTCGTAAGATAGAACAGTAAAACTGACATATATATTACAACATGACTCCGTTTGCAAACATCAATAAAATAGAGTATTTGAAATCAGCTACCAAAAACATCCAAATAACTGgcgaaaaacaaagaaaaagcaATTTCTGAGCTGTTTACAAACCTGGAaaacttttctttcttctagcCAATGCTTTACAGGCATCACTTTGTCGTTAGCATCTTTCCACTCATTCGCAACTACAGTGGCAACCCTGTTTGCAGTAACTTTAGCACGAGCTACTTCCCGCTCCAAAACTTTCCTTTCCTCCTATGTCAATTTTGAAGGTTAGATAAGAATTAAGAAACTAAGGGCATTTGCAACTAACTCAGAACAACAAACACTAGATATCATGAGCATCTAAATAATGGTAACATTTACATTCATCTCTTGCACTTGGCGCTGGTAATCACGGACAGCATTAGCAGCAGCACCACCTGCCAAGACAGCCTCTTCAAGTTCACGAACAGTTTGGGTTAGCTTTTCAACTTCAGTAACCTTTAGGCGATGCATTTTGTCCACGATTTTGTTCTCCTCCTGACATAAGAGCATAAAATGCTTCATTAAATTCACATTCACTAGTTCATTATATAAACTATGTGCATTATTGACTTTCTAGCAAGTCTAAACAGAGATAAAACAAGCATTGCAAACCTGGCATATTTCAATCTGTTTCATTAATTCTTGATTTTTGTTTTGCAGATCATCAACCAGGGATGCTTTCGCCAAAG
This is a stretch of genomic DNA from Lotus japonicus ecotype B-129 chromosome 1, LjGifu_v1.2. It encodes these proteins:
- the LOC130730083 gene encoding microtubule-associated protein 70-2-like produces the protein MSSSSSHIGNAGGEHDGKTFFKGRPKKPPAVVDDDFLTLLHGSDPVRVELTRLENELREKDREFGDAVAEIKSLRNSERLKQKAVEELTDELNKVDEKLKVTEALLESKNLEIKKINDEKKEALAAQFAAEATLRRVHAAQKDDEMPPIEAIIAPLEAELKLARMEVEKLQDDNSALDRLTKSKEAALLEAERTVQIALAKASLVDDLQNKNQELMKQIEICQEENKIVDKMHRLKVTEVEKLTQTVRELEEAVLAGGAAANAVRDYQRQVQEMNEERKVLEREVARAKVTANRVATVVANEWKDANDKVMPVKHWLEERKVFQGEMQQLRDKLTVAERTAKAEAQMKEKYQLRFKVLEERIKASNGNSKITAPDGRNISRPSRRQSFGGADSLSTFSSNGCLSRKNLSLKSGSLRSNSGNMLLKNGKFSEANGLGHGMPTNTNDHTITSETNTTHEESENSTLIEKSKPEHEDFVSGMLYDMLQKEVISLRKACHDKDQNLKNKEDSIEMLAKKVDTLNKTMEVEAKRMRREVASMEKEVAALRVSKDDHRIRRTSAPRAAVNSQSISARSARNF
- the LOC130723233 gene encoding uncharacterized protein LOC130723233 translates to MSLLYGNKSFLCSSPAKKLCKEEKKDINLWAHLPNEILELIMKRLCLKDYLALRTICSSWSSTVTNAIANKHCCPLPELPLIVLRSKGQIFSLRTEREHCLKISIFESTKIICHGSVEGWMIMSDYVNNGSLLIFFFNPVTNRRVSVSSPLYLPSISPIPSNQLFMLKMVASSPPDHHKSGCYLAGLLNDCCHIAFYRVFDKSWNMIEIDRILGDHFSDLEIMGFKLYASTVKPDSILVYDLKDFGDGLPKPKVSVMYPQTSTPFASRIIDNQRHVSGGAIFYMAKHETLEQLFLISMIVTASYKLEDVGHLNRIKEFVTAPEMTAVEVFKLNMNKEPIEWIKCESLDDNAIFVSRCKSMVMSRASLNSTKESTIGENSVYFALQFKCPTDPWKGARLGIKHLTDSGINYFSAAASYPMWFVPSI
- the LOC130723226 gene encoding uncharacterized protein LOC130723226; this encodes MKRLCLKDYLALRTICSPWRSTVTKAIANKHCYPLPELPLIVLRSKEQILFSLRTESEHYTKVPIFESTKITCHGSVEGWMIMSNYVKQGSLLIFFFNPVTNRRVSISSPLYFPSSSPIQANKLLMGKMVASSAPDCHKSGCYLAGLLNDCCHIAFYRLFDKSWNMIESDRKLGVSILDLEIMGFKLYVSTVKQDSILVYDLQDSGDGLPKPKMLVMHPQTSAPFASRIIDNQRHVSGGAIFYMAKHETLEQLFLISMIVTASYKLEDVGHLNRIKEFVTAPEMTAVEVFKLNMNKEPIEWIKCESLDDNAIFISHCKSMVMSRTSLNRTQESTIRENSIYFAFQFKCPTDPWKGARLGIKHLTDSGIKYFSVAASHPMWFVPSI